A stretch of DNA from Anopheles ziemanni chromosome 3, idAnoZiCoDA_A2_x.2, whole genome shotgun sequence:
GTATTGCCGGACATACTGGCTATGAATAATAGTTTCGTTCCGCATTGGTAGTAAACTGTGTGCAATTGACAAACCTATAAATTCAATGGTAAAGAACAGTTCGTAAAAGCACTACTCCTTACAAACATCATTATCGTATCTTTTTTACATATACTAAAGTAAAGAGCCACATGTCTATTGTATGTATTGTAGTTCACAGAAGTATTTTCTTTCAGACAGCTCGGGTAACTCACAACAAAATATAACTTACATCGCAATTTATTGTTACTTACAATTCAATATCCTAAATTAATCCACTAGATTATGCCTTCCTTGTTTTCTAATATTACATCGTTCCTTTCCCACAATTGCAAACATTCTCCAGGAATACAACCACTTGCGTCCTGTTCGATCTTCCATCTGGTGCGATGGCTCTTTCTTGACTAATTTATGTTAGCAAATAACTTGTCTTCGCTTGCTTATGCTACTACTAGCTCCCACCGcgagtcaaataaaaaaaaaagactgcGGTTCCCATGACGTCTGTGCCTCGCATTCATGTTGGTACAAAATACTAGCGCACAATTtgtatttggttttttttttcattaacttTGTTGCGACAAGCCACGAGAGTACAGCATTCTACAAGCACTAGGAATGATCAGTAACCGTTCGCGTGAATTAAAAGTCAAAACCGTAGACGGTGAAGTTGCACTGTTTCGAACACAAATACCGTACACCATGTTTGCAAGTGCGTGTGGTATGGTCATGTTTAGCTTACCGGCGCCTTGTTTCATGAATACTGTGCTATACCGGAAAGGGAACAGGAGGTGAACGTGTCATTCGACCCGCGATCGTGAGGCTTTATACGGATTGTCTCACTAATGACTACTTACTACTTATCCTAAACTCTAGCACAGCTCTGGGATCAACAAGATGCTGTAGAAAACGGGGGGAGGAGGCGTTAATTGAATGGGCTTTATCGTTAAACGAACCAGCGCACTCGATCCGAAAGGTAAAGTAAAACTGGAATATTTGCACGATCATATCCGCCTCCGACTCAGTTAGTCGATCGATGCGTCGGGGTCGAATGGTGGGTGTTTGCctcccaccaccatcatcactgGTTCCTCCTCCTgggttttcccttcctttgTGCTCCTTCTCTAGCCCTTGACGGAGAGATTTTGTACCAACTGTTCGGCCTGCGCCTTCATGTGATCCGACGCATGCTTGGCTGCCTCGCGAAGCTTCTGCGCCTTGGAACCGTGGTGATCTTTGCCGGCGGCGGATGCGACCAACGCTACCGGGTTGTTAGGGAACATGTGCTGCAGAACGTGGTTGAATCCATTCACCGTCTTGGCACAGTTTTTCTTGAATCTTTCCAGCCCGAACGCCCGTATGGCCGTACCGAAACCGTACACCGACGAGTCGATCCACGCCGATCGAATTGCGATCGTTTTGCCCGGTTGATCCGGTAACGATTTGTACACGACTTGTTCCACAACGCTCTGGAAGGAAAGCAAGATAAATAATGCAAGTAGTATCCCCAAAGTTTTCGTCTATTTTTGCTACTAACCATGATTTTGTTGAAGCCAATATTTCTCGTATACGTTACGAGCGTCTTTTCCTTCGGATCCACCACCGACTCCTCGATGATATTGACCGACTTAGCTTTGAAAAAGCGTTCGCCCCACTTCGGCACGTGGTTCGTCTTCGTGAGCAGCCGCTTGCTGTGCAGCTTACCATTTCGAATCTCCCGGGTGACGGTATCCTCGGAGAGTACGTGCGTACTGCAACGTAGTCCGCAAGCCCCGGAGTGCGTGGTGTGGTGACGTGTGCGCATGTGTGTGGCGGATGCATATCCGTACCGGCATCCGATCGGGGTTTAATTGTGCGGCGTCGCACATGCAGTGATCGTAACAAAGGCCATAAGCGTGTCGGCGGTGTAGCGGCAGATAGTCCAcaaaaatagaatgaaacgAGAAATGAAACGTGTAAGTCTTACCGGCATATACCTCTGTAGGGAAAAAAGCACGACTCAGCGCATACTATGCTCAGATGGGTGATGTACATTACATAATAAATGCTGTGATGGTATTGATGGTACGCGGTATATTAGCAAGTGTGGCCGTGGGCAATGATGATTCTTCAACCTAATTACTGCGACTttttagctaacaaaaaccCAGGCCGCTGTACTTTGCTCCCGATAGTTCGACCGTCTCGAACGAACGTTTGTGGTGCAATTGCTAGGAATTGTTTGTTAaacgcagcaacaacaactcaCCTGAACGGATTCGGGTAGCGATTCCAGAAGCCCTGCGTAACTTGTTCCCAGGAATAGTTGAAGATGGTTGTGCTTTCATGATATTTTGCCATCGTACAAACTGAACACTGTCTTTGTGGAAACTGCAGGAAGAATGCGATGGAAGGTTGAGTGTAAAGTCCCACGCAGGATGCTCCGTATCGACAACTGTTTCGCGTACTGTTCCACACGGGAACAGTATAATTTGAATAACTTATACACGACTCACTTTCAATTGATTACCTTCACTTAAATGCCAACCGTTGCTACACGGGGCGACTTTTATCAGCACCGAATGAACCGTTCACAGATAATACGGGTGCAAAACCCTTATCACATTCGACAGACTTGGGGTCGATTGGTACCTCAGGACAAATTCAGGAATGACTGATCAACCTTCTCGTACTGTGTGTTTCGTTTTACGTTTGTTGGAAGATGTGTTATTAGAATTTTCACACGGTAACTAATTTAGCGCACGAAATATGAAACATCCGCAGACGACACTATCGATTTGTGATGCGgcgaataaaaaaatcctCAAAACACTGCACATCTATTTTTGCCCATCAATTTTGACAGTAGATTCTGGAAGGTAGGACAGTTTTCAAACAGCTGATAGTTTTGCTCACTTTTCTGTATAACAGATGGTTTGTAGAGGATACttcttcaatttaattttgcaaagAAAATCCACTTGAAGTCATTTAATTGATACTAGTATATTTAATGCAACTTTTACTTTCAAACCAAATACATACAGAACAATTATTGATCTTCTATTTACAAACCGATTCAATGAGTAGCTCATTTTGCTCAGATTATTTTGACATTTATGGAAACACGCGGTActagtgatggggaaactgaatccctatagggattcgaatctttcgattcaaatccattccgagatccggatctttgaatccgaatcccaatccgaaTTTTTCTAGAGCCAAACTTGCAAATCCggcaaaaaactcaatctatgtccattggacattctacccagcgttcgatttgagtaaacttaaatcaattacattgtctctagatcgactagttatgtaattaattcgactcaaatcattgaaagtcgattcaaacagtttaggatcaagtcagaatcgaatcaaatcgagtcccaaacaaatcaaatctgattcgaatcccaatcgaatcaaatctttagaatctgtcagatgggattcgaatctttagaatccgtcaaatgggattcgaatctttagaatccgtctagggatcgaatcttcgaatcttccgaatcccgattctgccaacactacgcGGTACATAATAAAAACGTACGGTTTATTTACATCCGTATTGGCGTGTGACACATTTTCTCGTAAATTATGAATTTGGTGGTCAGTTATGTCAAGCTTTGAGATAGAGGCACGAGTTGGTGCCGAAGAAATCGCCGGAGATGATATAAATGATGTTTTTGAGGATATTTTCCTCGCGGAGGAGCGTGTTATCGAAGAAAGTTTCCACCAGGGTCTAGAAGACGGTCGGCAGGAAGAGTCTGTGAAGGAGGCGCAAGACTACGGCTTCAAGAAGGGCTCAGAAATTGGACGTGAGCTGGGCTTCTACTTCACCATTGTAACGGACGTAGCGTCTCAGCAGGAAATCGCTACTAATGAAAAGGCACATACGATCCTTGCCGAGCTTATCGACGCCATTGAAAAGTTCCCCAGGGTCAACGAGCCTACTGTGGACTTGTTCCATTGCTTGCAACAAATTCGCAACAAGTACCGGAGGCTGTGCGCCTTGCTGAAGCTCCCCTATCGATTCGCCGAAACGAATGtcctttcgttttaaaacgATCGCGATGGAACGAATCCGCCAGCAGATTGATTCGATCTTACACTTCCTAGAGCCGAACATGGGGTTCATCAACTGCCACATGGTGGATTATCTTACGGAGCAGCATTGGCAGCAGTACGTGCCAAAGGCGATCAGGAGTGAACTGGAAACGTACGAAAACTATCTGCAAGCGAAAGAAGTCTTCTGGAGTCAGTTTAATCAAACACAATCGTaccacaaacattttcccggAGTGACGGATTTCATTACCGCAGCTAGCAGATATCGTTTGGGAGGTAGTGAAGTTCTGGGAACCTCGCTTTCACTGGAACAGTTTAAAGACGCACTGACGTGCTGCCGTAAGGAAACGCGGTTGAAAATGACCGAACTGATGAACGTAAAGAAATGTCACGAAGTCGAGATCGCAGCTGCCGTTGTTGCTTCCCTGTGTACGGC
This window harbors:
- the LOC131286854 gene encoding protein preli-like, producing MAKYHESTTIFNYSWEQVTQGFWNRYPNPFSTHVLSEDTVTREIRNGKLHSKRLLTKTNHVPKWGERFFKAKSVNIIEESVVDPKEKTLVTYTRNIGFNKIMSVVEQVVYKSLPDQPGKTIAIRSAWIDSSVYGFGTAIRAFGLERFKKNCAKTVNGFNHVLQHMFPNNPVALVASAAGKDHHGSKAQKLREAAKHASDHMKAQAEQLVQNLSVKG
- the LOC131286914 gene encoding protein LTO1 homolog, with product MSSFEIEARVGAEEIAGDDINDVFEDIFLAEERVIEESFHQGLEDGRQEESVKEAQDYGFKKGSEIGRELGFYFTIVTDVASQQEIATNEKAHTILAELIDAIEKFPRVNEPTVDLFHCLQQIRNKYRRLCALLKLPYRFAETNVLSF